One window of the Nocardia huaxiensis genome contains the following:
- a CDS encoding Uma2 family endonuclease has translation MSEAYDWSWMRHPIPVIDLDMYLDMPADLSRAIEVKDGMLVHCESPSPNHIAVTSAIEQGLRRAIRERAPFEPCVRASREVDMLVSEVPFSFRRPDAIVYRCIDDPREKWGRKPTAGDALLVVEVVSPSTVTADCIEKRALYARLGIPHYWIVRMANDDGPVVSIERLRLTSGGAYVTEDTALRSKDPVAAVSVIDPLKAEITWAELDLDVE, from the coding sequence ATGAGCGAGGCGTACGACTGGTCCTGGATGCGCCATCCCATCCCGGTGATCGACCTGGACATGTATCTCGACATGCCTGCGGACCTTTCGCGTGCCATCGAGGTGAAGGACGGCATGCTCGTGCACTGTGAGTCGCCGTCGCCGAACCACATCGCGGTGACCTCGGCGATCGAACAGGGGTTGCGGCGAGCGATCCGGGAGCGCGCACCGTTCGAACCTTGTGTGCGGGCCAGCCGCGAAGTGGACATGCTCGTATCGGAGGTGCCGTTCAGTTTCCGGCGGCCGGATGCGATCGTCTACCGCTGCATCGACGACCCTCGCGAGAAATGGGGGCGTAAGCCGACAGCGGGTGACGCGCTCCTCGTCGTCGAGGTCGTCTCGCCGTCCACCGTGACTGCCGACTGCATCGAGAAGCGGGCGCTGTATGCGCGGCTCGGCATTCCGCACTATTGGATCGTGCGGATGGCCAATGATGACGGACCGGTGGTTTCGATCGAGCGACTTCGGTTGACCAGTGGCGGCGCCTACGTCACCGAAGATACCGCCCTGCGTTCCAAGGACCCGGTTGCCGCGGTGTCTGTCATCGATCCGTTGAAGGCCGAGATCACCTGGGCCGAGTTGGATCTCGACGTGGAGTGA
- a CDS encoding MHYT domain-containing protein has protein sequence MLELDHFSYGWFTPALAYAVSVVGSMLGLRCAAYARAAAKPDGWLIAGAVALGGAGIWVMHFTAMLGFSIHDATIRFDGVVTLLSAGVAIVVVWIGLSVAVRGTRKAVALPLGGLVTGFGVAAMHYLGMYAMNTNAHIEYHLPLVALSLLIAVVAATAALWFAVTVRGLLASFGAALVMGLAVCGMHYMGMASMRAHRMHDWTPPQGSDGMQLVTPLFMTVTIVMMVLILVVGLAEVDERSNRSAN, from the coding sequence GTGCTAGAGCTCGATCATTTCAGTTATGGGTGGTTCACGCCGGCGCTGGCGTACGCGGTATCGGTGGTGGGGTCGATGCTGGGGTTGCGGTGTGCGGCCTATGCCAGGGCGGCGGCGAAACCGGACGGGTGGCTGATCGCGGGGGCCGTGGCCTTGGGCGGTGCGGGCATCTGGGTCATGCATTTCACCGCCATGCTGGGGTTCTCCATTCATGACGCCACCATTCGCTTCGACGGGGTGGTCACGCTGCTGAGCGCCGGGGTGGCGATCGTGGTGGTGTGGATCGGGTTGTCGGTCGCGGTGCGCGGCACCCGCAAGGCGGTGGCACTGCCGCTGGGCGGGCTGGTGACCGGATTCGGCGTGGCCGCCATGCACTACCTGGGCATGTACGCCATGAACACCAACGCGCACATCGAATACCACTTGCCGCTGGTGGCGCTGTCCCTGCTCATCGCGGTCGTGGCGGCGACCGCGGCCCTGTGGTTCGCCGTCACCGTCCGCGGGCTGCTCGCCAGTTTCGGAGCCGCCCTCGTCATGGGCCTGGCTGTATGCGGCATGCACTACATGGGCATGGCATCCATGCGGGCGCATCGCATGCACGACTGGACGCCGCCGCAGGGGTCCGACGGCATGCAGTTGGTGACGCCGCTGTTCATGACGGTCACCATCGTGATGATGGTGTTGATCCTCGTGGTCGGGCTGGCCGAGGTGGACGAACGCAGTAATCGATCAGCAAACTGA
- the narH gene encoding nitrate reductase subunit beta: protein MAQLAMVMNLDKCIGCHTCSVTCKQAWTNRAGTEYVWFNNVETRPGQGYPRRYEDQEKWKGGWVRDKKGRLSLKSGSRMKRLLNIFANPDLPTVSDYYDPWSYDYDNLLSSPQMDTTPTAKPKSLITGADTKVTWGANWDDSLGSGPEQVGKDPLLAKLSDKVKLEFEETFMFYLPRICEHCLNPSCAAACPSGAIYKRSEDGIVLVDQDKCRGWRQCVSACPYKKIYFNHKTGKAEKCTFCYPRVEVGIPTVCSETCVGRLRYIGVMLYDADAVLEAASVENDAELYPAQLGVFLNPHDPRVIAEAERAGISPEWIAAAQDSPVYKLIVDYQIALPLHPEYRTMPMVWYVPPLSPVVDVLTETGHDGENHSNLFGAIDALRIPLEYLAELFTAGEIGPVRASLQRLAGMRSFMRSINLGQEPDLTIPDAVGLEPEEIEAMYRLLAIAKYEHRYVIPSGATSRAHELDSLATGCSLDTDGGPGMTAFDYMAEKFHLTDTNGAAPDEKSTRINLLNWDGKKTDGLIPSKNGGNGSNGSTAATTNGSNGAAANSANGTNGAAAAEAVPETSGAH from the coding sequence ATGGCTCAACTTGCCATGGTCATGAACCTGGACAAGTGCATCGGCTGCCACACCTGCAGCGTCACCTGCAAGCAGGCGTGGACCAACCGCGCCGGCACCGAATACGTCTGGTTCAACAATGTGGAAACCCGTCCGGGACAGGGTTATCCGCGCCGGTACGAGGACCAGGAGAAGTGGAAGGGCGGCTGGGTCCGCGACAAGAAGGGCCGCCTGAGCCTCAAGTCCGGGTCGCGCATGAAGCGGCTGCTGAACATTTTCGCCAACCCGGATCTGCCCACGGTGTCGGACTACTACGACCCGTGGAGCTACGACTACGACAATCTGCTGTCGTCGCCGCAGATGGACACCACGCCCACGGCCAAGCCCAAGTCGCTGATCACCGGTGCGGACACCAAGGTCACCTGGGGCGCCAACTGGGACGACTCGCTGGGCTCCGGCCCGGAGCAGGTCGGCAAGGATCCGCTGCTGGCCAAGCTGTCCGACAAGGTCAAACTCGAATTCGAGGAGACCTTCATGTTCTACCTGCCGCGTATTTGCGAGCACTGCCTCAACCCGTCCTGCGCGGCCGCCTGCCCCTCCGGCGCGATCTACAAGCGCTCCGAGGACGGCATCGTGCTGGTGGATCAGGACAAGTGCCGCGGCTGGCGGCAGTGCGTGTCCGCGTGCCCGTACAAGAAGATCTACTTCAACCACAAGACGGGCAAGGCGGAGAAATGCACTTTCTGCTACCCGCGTGTGGAGGTCGGCATTCCGACCGTGTGCTCGGAGACCTGCGTCGGGCGACTGCGCTACATCGGCGTCATGCTGTACGACGCGGACGCGGTGTTGGAGGCGGCGTCGGTCGAGAACGACGCTGAGCTGTACCCGGCGCAGCTGGGCGTATTCCTCAACCCGCACGACCCGCGCGTCATCGCCGAGGCCGAGCGCGCCGGGATCTCGCCGGAATGGATTGCCGCCGCGCAGGATTCGCCGGTGTACAAGCTGATCGTGGACTACCAGATCGCGCTGCCGCTGCACCCGGAATACCGCACCATGCCGATGGTCTGGTACGTGCCGCCGCTGTCGCCGGTGGTGGACGTGCTCACCGAGACCGGGCACGACGGCGAGAACCACTCCAACCTGTTCGGCGCCATCGACGCGCTGCGAATTCCCTTGGAGTACTTGGCCGAACTGTTCACCGCCGGTGAAATCGGGCCGGTGCGGGCGTCTCTGCAGCGGCTGGCGGGCATGCGGTCGTTCATGCGGTCGATCAACCTCGGCCAGGAACCCGATCTGACCATTCCGGACGCTGTCGGCCTGGAACCCGAAGAGATCGAGGCCATGTACCGGCTGCTCGCCATCGCCAAGTACGAGCACCGCTACGTGATCCCCTCCGGCGCGACTTCCCGTGCGCACGAACTGGATTCGCTGGCCACCGGCTGCTCCCTCGATACCGACGGCGGCCCGGGCATGACGGCCTTCGACTACATGGCCGAGAAGTTCCACCTCACCGACACCAATGGTGCTGCGCCGGACGAGAAGTCGACCCGCATCAACCTGCTCAACTGGGACGGCAAGAAGACCGACGGACTGATCCCGAGCAAGAACGGCGGCAACGGATCCAACGGAAGCACGGCCGCGACGACGAACGGCAGCAATGGCGCTGCCGCGAATTCGGCGAACGGCACCAATGGCGCTGCCGCCGCCGAGGCCGTGCCCGAAACGAGCGGAGCCCACTGA
- a CDS encoding nitrate reductase subunit alpha → MANLQTGSSSADALLRLGKYFNRGDVSADMRTLHKVGGRSADEFYRDRWAHDKVVRSTHGVNCTGSCSWKIYVSDGVITWESQQTDYPSVGADKPEYEPRGCPRGASFSWYTYSPARIRYPYVRGALLEMYREAKTRLKDPVLAWESIVENPEQAKTYKQARGKGGFVRAEWWEAAEIAAAAHVYTIKQYGPDRVAGFSPIPAMSMVSHAVGARFISLIGGSMLSFYDWYADLPVASPQVFGDQTDVPESADWFDAGYLIMWGSNVPVTRTPDAHYMTEARYRGQKVVVVSPDYADNTKFADEWVPARPGTDAALAMAMGHVVLKEFFVDKTTEYFDDYIKRYTDLPYLVVLDEQDGGWSAEGEYRGHIFQPGKFLTAADLGIEGEGVEFQTVLLDQDGNPQVPNGSLGHRFTEAGKGNWNLDLGDVDPLLTLHGRTEDAAAVQFPRFDGPAAEVLTRGVPTTVVAGKRVTTVFDLLLAQYGVARSGLPGSWPTGYDDANEPYTPAWQEAITGVPAKQAERIAREFADNAMRSKGRSMILMGAGTNHWFHSDQIYRSFFTLTLLTGCQGVNGGGWAHYVGQEKCRPVTGWATLAFASDWQRPPRQMQGTVFWYLTNDQWRYDPFTSDTFSSPLGKGQFAGRTAADNIALATRLGWMPSYPTLNKNPLDIVDEAEAAGKAPADYVVDGLKSGDLRFACEDPDAPENFPRVLTVWRANLLGSSGKGNEYFHKHLLGADSNLQTGEATGVRPQELEWRDEAATGKLDLLLSLDFRMTSTTLFSDIVLPAATWYEKHDLSSTDMHPFVHAFTPAISPPWEARTDFEAFHRIARGFSWMAEKHLGKRKDLVAVPLQHDSADALAQAGGKVLDWKYGECEPIPGKTMPKLVVVERDFPAVAEKMAALGPLVETLGVTTKAVTTIPDAEVEYLRGVNGTVVSGVAQGRPSLAKDTHAAETILALSGTTNGRLAVEGFHELEKRTGTQLADLAAEAEGKRITFADTQARPVPVITSPEWSGSESGGRRYSPFTINVERKKPWHTLTGRQHFYLDHDWMAELGEQLPIYRPPLDMSALFSEPGVGTVGDNGVTVRYLTPHSKWSIHSAYQDNLHMLTLSRGGQAIWMSEKDAAKIGVADNDWIEAINRNGIVVARAIVSHRMPEGTVFMYHAQDRAVAVPRIEGADDTKAGKGKRGGIHNALTRIMIKPSHLIGGYAQQSFALNYHGPTGNQRDEVTTIRKRSQEVEY, encoded by the coding sequence ATGGCAAACTTGCAAACGGGATCCTCATCCGCAGATGCGCTGCTTCGGCTGGGAAAATACTTCAATCGCGGTGATGTGTCCGCGGATATGCGCACCCTGCACAAAGTGGGTGGCCGCAGCGCCGACGAGTTCTACCGCGACCGCTGGGCCCACGACAAGGTGGTGCGCTCCACGCACGGCGTGAACTGCACCGGATCGTGCTCGTGGAAGATCTACGTCTCCGACGGCGTGATCACCTGGGAATCGCAGCAGACCGACTACCCGTCCGTCGGCGCCGACAAGCCCGAGTACGAACCGCGCGGCTGCCCGCGTGGCGCGTCGTTCTCCTGGTACACCTACTCGCCGGCGCGCATCCGCTACCCCTACGTGCGTGGCGCGCTGCTGGAGATGTACCGCGAGGCCAAGACCCGGCTCAAGGATCCGGTGCTGGCCTGGGAGTCCATTGTCGAGAACCCGGAGCAGGCCAAGACCTACAAGCAGGCCCGCGGCAAGGGCGGCTTCGTGCGCGCCGAATGGTGGGAAGCCGCCGAAATCGCCGCTGCCGCACACGTTTACACCATCAAGCAGTACGGTCCGGACCGGGTGGCGGGCTTCTCGCCGATCCCGGCCATGTCGATGGTCTCGCATGCCGTCGGCGCCCGGTTCATTTCGCTCATCGGCGGCTCCATGCTGTCGTTCTACGACTGGTACGCCGACCTGCCCGTGGCGAGCCCGCAGGTGTTCGGCGACCAGACCGACGTCCCGGAATCCGCCGACTGGTTCGACGCCGGCTACCTCATCATGTGGGGCTCCAACGTCCCGGTCACGCGAACCCCGGACGCGCACTACATGACCGAGGCCCGCTACCGCGGCCAGAAGGTCGTCGTGGTGTCCCCCGACTACGCCGACAACACCAAGTTCGCCGACGAATGGGTGCCCGCCCGTCCCGGCACCGACGCCGCGCTGGCCATGGCCATGGGTCATGTGGTGCTGAAGGAATTCTTCGTCGACAAGACCACCGAATACTTCGACGACTACATCAAGCGCTACACCGACCTGCCGTACCTGGTCGTGCTCGACGAGCAGGACGGCGGCTGGAGCGCCGAGGGCGAATACCGCGGGCACATCTTCCAGCCCGGCAAATTCCTCACCGCCGCCGACCTCGGAATCGAGGGCGAGGGCGTCGAATTCCAGACCGTTCTGCTCGACCAGGACGGAAACCCGCAGGTGCCCAATGGTTCTCTGGGCCACCGCTTCACCGAGGCGGGCAAGGGCAACTGGAACCTGGATCTGGGGGACGTCGATCCCCTGCTGACCCTGCACGGTCGCACCGAAGATGCTGCGGCCGTGCAGTTCCCCCGCTTCGACGGGCCCGCCGCGGAGGTCCTCACCCGCGGCGTGCCGACCACCGTCGTCGCGGGTAAACGTGTGACGACCGTGTTCGACCTGCTGCTGGCGCAGTACGGCGTGGCGCGGTCCGGGCTGCCCGGCAGCTGGCCCACCGGCTACGACGACGCCAACGAGCCGTACACGCCCGCCTGGCAGGAGGCCATCACCGGCGTCCCCGCCAAGCAGGCCGAGCGCATCGCGCGCGAATTCGCCGACAACGCCATGCGTTCCAAGGGCCGGTCCATGATCCTCATGGGCGCGGGCACCAACCACTGGTTCCACTCGGATCAGATCTACCGCTCGTTCTTCACGCTGACGCTGCTCACCGGCTGCCAGGGCGTGAACGGCGGCGGCTGGGCGCACTACGTGGGCCAGGAGAAGTGCCGTCCGGTAACCGGCTGGGCCACACTGGCTTTCGCCTCCGACTGGCAGCGCCCGCCGCGCCAGATGCAGGGCACCGTGTTCTGGTACCTGACCAACGATCAGTGGCGCTACGACCCGTTCACCTCCGACACCTTCTCCTCGCCGCTGGGCAAGGGACAGTTCGCCGGGCGCACGGCGGCCGACAATATCGCGCTCGCAACGCGTTTGGGCTGGATGCCGTCGTACCCGACGCTGAACAAGAACCCCCTCGACATCGTCGACGAGGCGGAAGCCGCGGGCAAGGCTCCCGCGGATTACGTTGTGGACGGCTTGAAGTCGGGCGACCTGCGCTTCGCCTGTGAGGACCCGGACGCCCCGGAGAACTTCCCGCGCGTGCTCACCGTGTGGCGCGCCAACCTGCTCGGCTCCTCCGGCAAGGGCAACGAGTACTTCCACAAGCATCTCCTCGGCGCGGACTCCAACCTGCAGACCGGCGAGGCCACCGGCGTGCGCCCGCAGGAACTGGAATGGCGCGACGAAGCCGCCACCGGCAAGCTGGATCTGCTTCTCTCCCTGGACTTCCGGATGACCAGCACCACGCTGTTCTCCGATATCGTGCTGCCCGCCGCCACCTGGTACGAGAAGCACGACCTGTCCTCCACCGACATGCACCCGTTCGTGCACGCCTTCACCCCGGCCATCTCCCCGCCGTGGGAGGCGCGCACCGACTTCGAGGCGTTCCACCGCATCGCCCGCGGCTTCTCCTGGATGGCGGAGAAGCACCTCGGCAAGCGCAAGGACTTGGTCGCGGTGCCGCTGCAGCACGACAGCGCGGATGCCCTGGCGCAGGCCGGCGGCAAGGTGCTCGACTGGAAATACGGTGAGTGCGAACCGATTCCGGGCAAGACCATGCCGAAGCTGGTGGTCGTGGAACGCGACTTCCCGGCCGTCGCCGAGAAGATGGCCGCACTCGGGCCGCTGGTGGAAACCCTCGGCGTGACCACCAAGGCCGTCACCACCATTCCCGACGCCGAGGTGGAATACCTCAGGGGCGTCAACGGCACCGTGGTTTCCGGTGTGGCACAGGGCCGTCCGTCGCTGGCCAAGGACACCCACGCCGCCGAGACGATTCTCGCGCTGTCCGGCACCACCAACGGCCGGCTCGCGGTGGAGGGCTTCCACGAGCTGGAGAAGCGCACCGGAACCCAGCTCGCCGACCTGGCCGCCGAAGCCGAGGGCAAGCGAATCACCTTCGCCGACACCCAGGCTCGGCCGGTGCCGGTCATCACCTCGCCGGAATGGTCGGGCAGTGAATCCGGCGGCCGCCGGTACTCGCCGTTCACCATCAATGTGGAGCGCAAGAAGCCCTGGCACACGCTGACCGGGCGGCAGCACTTCTACCTCGATCACGACTGGATGGCAGAACTCGGCGAGCAGTTGCCGATCTACCGTCCGCCGCTGGACATGTCGGCGCTCTTCAGTGAGCCCGGGGTCGGCACTGTCGGCGACAACGGCGTCACCGTGCGCTACCTGACCCCGCACTCCAAGTGGTCCATCCACTCCGCCTACCAGGACAACCTGCACATGCTGACGCTCTCGCGCGGCGGTCAGGCCATCTGGATGTCGGAGAAGGACGCCGCGAAAATCGGTGTGGCCGATAATGATTGGATCGAGGCGATCAACCGCAACGGCATTGTCGTGGCGCGCGCCATCGTCTCGCACCGCATGCCCGAGGGCACCGTGTTCATGTACCACGCGCAGGACCGCGCCGTGGCCGTGCCGCGCATCGAAGGCGCGGACGACACCAAGGCGGGCAAGGGCAAACGCGGCGGCATCCACAATGCGCTGACCCGCATCATGATCAAGCCCTCGCACCTGATCGGTGGTTACGCCCAGCAGTCCTTCGCGCTGAACTACCACGGCCCCACCGGAAATCAGCGTGACGAAGTGACAACCATTCGTAAGCGTTCGCAGGAAGTCGAGTACTGA
- the narJ gene encoding nitrate reductase molybdenum cofactor assembly chaperone produces the protein MSLLKLRRRPEPAVQMSERERRLVWRLAALLLDYPGEQTLAMLDELAGAISELPDAVRPGMEAFLLHLRTTGPILLAQQYVETFDMRRRASLHLTFYAYGDTRKRGMALLRFKHAYRQAGVELGDEELPDHLAVLLEFAATVDPVGGERLLGEHVPVLELLRLSLSDNGSPYAGILAAVTATLPPVTTADRRRIAELAAQGPPEEEVGLEPFAMDPLSFTGSESRR, from the coding sequence ATGAGCCTGCTCAAGCTGCGCCGCCGCCCCGAACCGGCGGTCCAGATGTCCGAGCGTGAACGCCGCCTGGTGTGGCGTCTCGCGGCGCTGCTGCTCGACTACCCCGGTGAGCAGACCCTGGCCATGCTCGACGAATTGGCCGGCGCCATCAGCGAATTGCCCGATGCGGTGCGGCCCGGCATGGAAGCCTTCCTGCTGCACCTGCGCACCACCGGACCGATCCTGCTGGCCCAGCAGTATGTCGAAACCTTCGATATGCGCCGCCGCGCCAGCCTGCACCTCACCTTCTACGCCTACGGCGACACCCGCAAACGCGGTATGGCCCTGCTGCGTTTCAAGCACGCCTACCGGCAGGCCGGTGTCGAACTCGGCGACGAGGAACTGCCCGACCACCTGGCCGTCCTGCTCGAGTTCGCCGCCACCGTCGACCCGGTCGGCGGCGAGCGCCTGCTCGGCGAGCACGTTCCGGTCCTGGAACTGCTCCGGCTCTCGTTGTCCGACAACGGTTCTCCCTACGCCGGCATCCTGGCCGCCGTCACCGCGACCCTGCCGCCGGTGACCACCGCCGACCGCCGCCGCATCGCCGAACTCGCCGCCCAGGGTCCCCCCGAGGAAGAAGTCGGCCTGGAGCCCTTCGCCATGGACCCCCTCAGCTTCACCGGATCGGAGTCCCGCCGATGA
- a CDS encoding arylsulfatase, producing the protein MPVPSHARGYENFTGALGRTTAESTPEWVYPPAAPAGAPNIVVVLVDDMGYSDIGPFGSEIETPTLDRLAANGLRLTNFHTTPLCSPSRAALLTGINSHRAGFGFVANADPGYPGLRLELADDVLTLPEILRANGYATYAVGKWHLVRDATLHPAANRDSWPTQRGFDRYYGSLEGLNSFYYPNQLVSDASAVEFDEYPEGYYLTDDYTDKAVGYLKELRAHDASKPFFLYFAHTAMHGPLQAKPDDLAKYRGRYREGWDRLRQSRFGSQLAQGLFPPGTGQKPRNTEPGYEAQEWDSLTPEQQSRFERYMEVYAAMVDSIDQSLGHIVDTLEQFGELDNTIIVFTSDNGGTAEGGPEGTRTYFAQFAQVDEPDWERDVPHDDELIGTAKLGVHYPRGWGQASNTPFRFYKGQTFAGGVRVPFVLSWPAGLPRTEGDTGIRREYIYVTDLAPTLLELAGLSRPTVRNGLPAKDFDGISAVDVLRDPAAESRHVEQYSEMTGHRGFYRDGWKLLALHDPARDIDDPHWQLFDVRTDPTELHDRSGEYPEKVAELAAAWDEAAWHNTVFPLITRKDLARRRPEESHFTDEVRILPGTPTLERYRSQRLIAYRDFTIAVELEGYRPGDEGVLVAHGDPLGGYLLYIENDHLHFGYNAYGRFTTLDAGPVPEATRRLTLSATVRPHLRWDFTLTIDAIPAATLPNQVQLVGMSPWTGISIGLDARGPVDWDLRDRRGVFRYTGALRAVTYSPGAIGVPEETRQTLDSEAELIAE; encoded by the coding sequence ATGCCAGTCCCGTCCCATGCCCGCGGCTACGAGAACTTCACCGGCGCGCTCGGCCGCACCACCGCCGAGTCCACACCCGAGTGGGTGTATCCGCCGGCCGCCCCCGCCGGGGCGCCCAATATCGTCGTGGTGCTGGTGGACGATATGGGCTACAGCGATATCGGGCCGTTCGGCTCCGAGATCGAGACGCCGACGCTGGATCGACTGGCGGCGAATGGCTTGCGGCTCACCAACTTTCACACCACGCCGCTGTGCTCGCCGTCGCGGGCGGCGCTGTTGACCGGAATCAATTCGCACCGTGCGGGATTCGGCTTCGTGGCCAATGCCGATCCGGGATATCCGGGGTTGCGGCTGGAATTGGCCGACGATGTGCTGACCCTGCCGGAGATCCTGCGCGCCAATGGATATGCCACCTACGCCGTCGGCAAGTGGCATCTGGTGCGGGATGCCACGCTGCATCCGGCGGCCAATCGCGATTCGTGGCCGACACAGCGCGGATTCGACCGGTACTACGGGTCGCTGGAGGGGTTGAACTCCTTCTACTACCCGAACCAGCTCGTCTCCGATGCCTCGGCGGTCGAGTTCGACGAGTACCCGGAGGGCTATTACCTCACCGACGACTACACCGACAAAGCGGTCGGGTACCTCAAGGAATTGCGCGCGCACGACGCGTCCAAGCCGTTCTTCCTGTACTTCGCGCACACCGCCATGCACGGGCCGCTCCAGGCCAAGCCGGATGATCTGGCCAAGTATCGGGGCCGGTACCGGGAGGGCTGGGATCGATTGCGGCAGAGCCGGTTCGGCTCACAGCTCGCGCAGGGCCTGTTCCCGCCCGGCACCGGGCAGAAGCCGCGCAATACCGAACCGGGTTACGAAGCGCAGGAGTGGGATTCGCTCACCCCCGAACAGCAGTCTCGCTTCGAGCGATACATGGAGGTGTACGCGGCCATGGTCGACAGCATCGACCAGAGCCTGGGCCACATTGTCGACACCCTCGAGCAGTTCGGCGAACTCGACAACACCATCATCGTGTTCACCTCCGACAACGGCGGCACCGCCGAGGGCGGCCCGGAGGGCACCCGCACCTACTTCGCGCAGTTCGCTCAGGTGGACGAGCCCGACTGGGAGCGCGACGTCCCGCACGACGACGAACTCATCGGCACCGCGAAGCTCGGTGTGCACTATCCGCGCGGCTGGGGTCAAGCCTCCAATACACCTTTTCGGTTCTACAAGGGCCAGACCTTCGCGGGCGGCGTCCGTGTCCCGTTCGTCCTTTCCTGGCCTGCGGGACTCCCTCGCACCGAGGGCGACACCGGCATCCGCCGGGAATACATCTACGTGACCGACCTGGCGCCGACTCTCCTGGAGCTGGCCGGCCTGTCGCGCCCCACCGTACGTAATGGTTTGCCCGCCAAAGATTTCGACGGAATATCCGCCGTGGATGTTCTCCGTGATCCGGCCGCCGAATCCCGGCATGTCGAGCAGTACTCGGAAATGACCGGCCACCGCGGCTTCTACCGCGACGGCTGGAAACTCCTGGCCCTGCACGACCCCGCCCGCGACATCGACGACCCGCACTGGCAGCTCTTCGACGTCCGCACCGACCCCACCGAACTACACGACCGCTCCGGGGAGTACCCGGAAAAAGTCGCCGAACTCGCCGCGGCCTGGGACGAAGCCGCCTGGCACAACACCGTTTTCCCCCTCATCACCCGTAAGGACCTCGCGCGACGCCGCCCCGAGGAGTCCCACTTCACCGACGAGGTCCGCATCCTCCCCGGCACCCCCACCCTCGAGCGCTACCGCTCCCAACGCCTGATCGCCTACCGCGACTTCACCATCGCGGTCGAACTCGAGGGTTACCGCCCCGGCGACGAAGGCGTCCTCGTCGCCCACGGCGACCCCCTCGGCGGCTACCTCCTCTACATCGAAAACGACCACCTCCACTTCGGCTACAACGCCTACGGCCGCTTCACCACCCTCGACGCCGGCCCCGTCCCCGAAGCCACTCGCCGCCTGACCCTCTCCGCCACAGTCCGCCCCCACCTCCGCTGGGACTTCACCCTGACCATCGACGCCATCCCCGCCGCCACCCTCCCCAATCAGGTTCAACTCGTGGGCATGTCCCCCTGGACCGGCATCTCCATCGGTCTCGACGCCCGCGGCCCCGTCGACTGGGACCTCCGCGACCGCCGCGGCGTCTTCCGCTACACCGGCGCGCTCCGCGCAGTCACCTACTCCCCCGGCGCGATCGGCGTCCCGGAGGAAACCCGGCAGACCCTCGATTCGGAGGCCGAACTCATCGCCGAATAA